From a single Nitrospira lenta genomic region:
- a CDS encoding nucleotidyltransferase domain-containing protein — protein MTMTAARQFPWSPEAELLIWCARTCVTEELRAQICARVQEPLDWGLILDLAAYHGVLPLLYRSLSTSCPALVPAEILTKLRQKTQACALLNRSLAQELGRLCDAFAADHVPVVPIKGATLALSAYGDLALRDFSDLDLLIPESAIGAAQAVLYAQGYERKDPSTDPAEAEHEEGPYHVFVKKRSLFRVDLQWIMAHQHFAFHMDRPEFWAHRSPVMLGNSTVHALAPEELLILLCVHGSKHAWELLKWVCDVAEVLRSHPGLDWERIFSHAEAWRCQRLVYIGLALAQRVLDAPIPEAVRARYSADADIRMFSERMPASLLASPRNGISEEQAAAFYFMLKDTWWERWRFGLVLCRDGASVVANPPSWFSQGRGLARLSHLVRPCQQAVRNLVPSSIRGALNRWVEHGG, from the coding sequence ATGACGATGACGGCTGCGCGGCAGTTTCCATGGTCGCCAGAAGCGGAACTGCTGATTTGGTGCGCCCGCACGTGCGTCACTGAGGAGCTGCGCGCGCAGATCTGCGCGCGCGTCCAGGAGCCTCTGGATTGGGGGCTGATACTGGACCTTGCCGCGTATCACGGGGTGCTTCCATTACTCTACCGGAGTCTATCGACGAGCTGCCCTGCTCTTGTGCCGGCCGAGATATTGACGAAGCTGCGCCAGAAAACGCAAGCCTGTGCCTTGCTGAATCGCTCGCTTGCGCAGGAACTTGGGCGCTTGTGTGACGCGTTTGCCGCGGATCATGTCCCGGTTGTGCCGATCAAAGGCGCGACCTTGGCGCTATCCGCCTATGGAGATCTGGCGCTTCGCGATTTCAGCGATCTCGATCTCCTGATTCCAGAATCTGCGATCGGGGCCGCGCAAGCGGTGTTGTACGCTCAGGGATATGAGCGGAAAGACCCTTCGACCGACCCTGCGGAAGCCGAGCACGAAGAAGGGCCCTATCATGTGTTTGTCAAGAAGCGCAGCCTGTTTCGAGTCGATCTTCAGTGGATCATGGCGCATCAACACTTTGCCTTTCACATGGATCGTCCGGAGTTCTGGGCACATCGGTCGCCTGTGATGCTGGGGAATTCGACGGTTCACGCGTTGGCGCCGGAGGAACTGCTGATCCTTCTTTGCGTGCATGGGTCGAAGCATGCCTGGGAGCTGCTCAAGTGGGTCTGCGATGTTGCTGAAGTGCTCCGCTCACATCCGGGTCTTGATTGGGAGCGGATCTTTTCCCATGCGGAGGCCTGGCGGTGTCAACGGCTGGTGTACATTGGCCTGGCGCTGGCCCAGCGGGTGTTGGATGCGCCGATTCCTGAAGCCGTCCGTGCTCGCTATTCGGCCGACGCCGACATCCGGATGTTCTCCGAGCGTATGCCGGCTAGTCTCTTGGCGAGTCCTCGAAACGGCATCAGTGAGGAGCAGGCGGCGGCTTTCTACTTCATGTTGAAAGACACCTGGTGGGAACGATGGCGATTTGGTCTGGTGTTGTGTCGGGACGGCGCCTCAGTTGTGGCGAATCCGCCAAGCTGGTTTTCCCAGGGTAGGGGGCTCGCAAGATTATCGCACCTCGTTCGGCCGTGCCAGCAAGCGGTGAGGAATCTGGTGCCATCTTCAATCCGGGGTGCACTCAATCGATGGGTGGAGCACGGAGGCTGA
- a CDS encoding PqqD family protein, which produces MADCVSTMTVPGTTGTSIDRRELDRIGLRSSPDVQGTTMDGETVLLNLSSGRYYTLNRLGSVIWEHCTGQNTIADIHAAICDRFDVVPSRALDDLIDLINELIQEGLLQQERR; this is translated from the coding sequence ATGGCCGACTGTGTATCTACGATGACAGTGCCCGGTACGACAGGGACTTCGATCGACCGGAGGGAGCTCGATCGCATCGGTTTGCGGTCGAGTCCTGATGTGCAAGGTACGACGATGGACGGAGAAACCGTTCTTTTGAACCTCAGCAGCGGACGGTACTACACGTTGAACCGATTAGGGAGCGTGATCTGGGAGCATTGCACCGGACAGAACACGATTGCCGATATTCATGCGGCGATCTGCGATCGGTTTGATGTCGTGCCGTCACGTGCTCTTGATGACCTTATCGATCTGATCAATGAATTGATCCAGGAAGGGCTACTGCAACAGGAAAGGAGGTAA
- a CDS encoding PqqD family protein, which translates to MSEPAIPSSSSESVPVLDPTALDGTVLRACPDVQGTTMDGETVLLDLRTGRYYTLNRLGSVIWEHCTGTQTIREVHAVLCDRFDVAPERALDDLLALANELIKEGLLEQERR; encoded by the coding sequence ATGTCTGAGCCTGCAATCCCATCGTCATCTTCTGAATCAGTACCAGTGCTTGATCCGACAGCTTTGGACGGGACTGTCTTGCGAGCCTGTCCCGATGTGCAGGGCACAACGATGGACGGGGAGACGGTATTGCTGGATCTGAGGACCGGGCGGTACTACACATTGAACCGATTGGGTAGCGTCATCTGGGAGCACTGTACGGGAACTCAGACTATTCGTGAGGTCCACGCAGTGCTTTGTGACCGATTTGACGTTGCGCCGGAACGAGCACTCGACGATCTTCTGGCGTTAGCCAATGAGTTGATTAAGGAAGGGTTACTTGAACAAGAAAGGAGGTGA
- a CDS encoding PilZ domain-containing protein: protein MHERGRPRIEVDYPVTLSGEGGDGTGTMTNLTITGGEIESDLSAAIGAHFRVHIHLSGARNPIDIAIATVRWQRDHRFGVEFVRFESNAKAQLEEMLNQSDTASSL from the coding sequence ATGCATGAACGCGGCCGACCAAGGATTGAAGTGGACTATCCCGTCACGCTGAGCGGCGAGGGGGGCGACGGAACCGGGACGATGACGAATCTCACCATTACCGGTGGAGAGATCGAATCGGATCTCTCCGCTGCAATCGGCGCTCATTTTCGTGTGCACATTCATTTGTCCGGCGCACGGAACCCTATCGACATTGCGATTGCAACGGTTCGCTGGCAACGAGACCATCGGTTTGGCGTGGAGTTTGTCCGGTTCGAAAGCAACGCCAAAGCGCAATTGGAAGAGATGCTGAATCAGAGCGACACCGCGTCGTCTTTATAA
- the purF gene encoding amidophosphoribosyltransferase — protein MHKELPIISPDKFHDECAVFGIYGHEEAANLTYLGLYALQHRGQEASGIVSGDGDQFYIQKGMGLVADIYNKTTLEKLPGRMAIGHNRYSTAGGNDLKNVQPFNVNFAFGNLALAHNGNLINAQVLRNELEAYGAIFQSTSDTEVIIHLIAHSRASTFLARVMDALNQVRGAFSLVLMTDNGLIAVRDPHGLRPLCLGRVRGSWVVASETCAFDLLDAEYIREIEPGELVVLSDQGIDSHRPFPKVDPAMCVFEYVYFARPDSRIYGANAVYSTRKALGRRLAKESWVDADIVIPVPDSGVPAALGYSEGGGIPFETGLIRNHYVGRTFIEPEQSIRHFGVKVKLNAVPEVLTGKRVVVVDDSLVRGTTSRKIVKMLRNAGAKEVHMRISSPPIVSPCFYGIDTPTKKELIASNHSTEEIRKYITADSLAYLSLDGMLQSAPGVPAQYCNACFTEKYPIAFTRAEEMQLGLFGPSADVKKVM, from the coding sequence ATGCACAAAGAACTTCCCATCATTTCGCCGGACAAGTTTCATGACGAATGCGCTGTGTTCGGCATTTACGGCCACGAAGAGGCCGCGAATCTGACCTACCTGGGACTCTATGCGCTGCAGCATCGCGGGCAGGAAGCGTCGGGTATCGTGTCCGGCGACGGCGATCAGTTTTATATCCAGAAGGGGATGGGGCTGGTTGCGGATATCTATAATAAGACGACGCTGGAGAAATTGCCGGGACGGATGGCCATCGGCCACAATCGGTACTCCACGGCAGGCGGGAACGATCTGAAAAATGTCCAGCCTTTCAATGTCAACTTCGCCTTCGGCAATCTGGCGCTGGCGCACAACGGCAATCTGATCAACGCTCAGGTTTTGCGCAACGAGCTTGAAGCCTACGGCGCGATCTTTCAATCCACGTCCGATACCGAAGTCATCATCCATCTGATCGCCCATTCACGCGCCAGCACGTTTCTAGCGCGTGTGATGGATGCCTTGAATCAGGTGCGGGGCGCGTTCTCGCTGGTCTTGATGACGGATAACGGGTTGATCGCGGTGCGCGATCCGCATGGCCTGCGGCCGCTGTGCTTGGGGCGTGTGCGCGGAAGTTGGGTCGTGGCATCGGAAACCTGCGCGTTCGACCTGCTGGATGCCGAGTACATTCGCGAAATCGAGCCGGGTGAATTGGTGGTTTTGAGCGATCAGGGGATCGACAGCCACCGGCCGTTCCCCAAAGTCGATCCGGCCATGTGTGTATTTGAGTATGTCTACTTTGCCAGACCGGATAGCCGAATCTATGGTGCGAACGCGGTCTATTCGACGCGGAAGGCGTTGGGCCGTCGATTGGCCAAAGAATCCTGGGTGGATGCGGATATCGTGATTCCCGTGCCGGACTCCGGTGTGCCTGCGGCTCTGGGTTATAGCGAGGGCGGGGGGATTCCTTTCGAGACGGGGTTGATTCGCAATCACTATGTCGGTCGCACCTTCATCGAGCCGGAACAGTCCATCCGTCACTTCGGCGTGAAGGTCAAGCTGAACGCGGTGCCTGAAGTGCTGACGGGCAAACGGGTCGTAGTGGTCGACGATTCGCTCGTCCGCGGGACGACGAGCCGGAAGATCGTGAAGATGCTGCGGAACGCCGGCGCCAAAGAAGTCCATATGCGAATCAGTTCCCCGCCGATCGTCTCGCCGTGTTTCTATGGCATCGATACGCCGACGAAAAAAGAGCTGATTGCGTCGAATCATTCCACCGAGGAAATCCGCAAATACATTACCGCGGATTCGCTGGCCTATTTGAGTCTAGACGGCATGCTGCAATCGGCGCCGGGCGTCCCGGCTCAATATTGCAATGCCTGCTTCACTGAAAAATACCCGATTGCCTTTACGCGTGCCGAAGAAATGCAGCTTGGGTTATTTGGACCATCGGCCGATGTGAAGAAGGTGATGTAG